One region of Ananas comosus cultivar F153 linkage group 9, ASM154086v1, whole genome shotgun sequence genomic DNA includes:
- the LOC109715141 gene encoding uncharacterized protein LOC109715141 isoform X1, giving the protein MEIPSSPLPPPSTSVSDLDLDFFSGLGMFDDTERVLKYFNDVDIDRYNLGLFQEENKGIMSNNSAVVDAGNYDMALSYGNGMMNDNLNMLKHENNGMMNNNCGTVAVKNNGEMVNILPIVPPSNSGNGQVELARGFHHGNPANVNWSHEQNNGIMINNSAIVGNTRTIANSDALVLQKDNRVTNNNAAMVEVANNGMMRNNCSVATVENNGPTDNISLNILPSNSGNGHVELVQGSCCGNSMNVDCSRQRNNGIMNNSSPMVQAGNTCCTVLPEDSGMANNNTVMVVQQNNGMANSYGSIVIAENNGETRSIAPIIPLCNPSNKHVEPVHNFRHGNPAVLSWSREEQSILMENLPKYENEPALMKYVKIAAMLPKKCARDVAMRCKWMEKKQTAEEHSAGRISEEHSAQRISEDKKGKKVDTSQRTNNLPRQRKAKAPNATENKTGSKKEMEQILKATNRLVDQLEAKIGADTDIKKLISGIKKGIRAALNGASQMTDKFDDDAACPD; this is encoded by the exons ATGGAGATTCCGTCAAGTCCGTTACCTCCTCCGTCCACTTCCGTCTCCGACCTCGACCTCGACTTCTTCAGCGGCCTCGGT ATGTTTGATGATACGGAGCGCGTGCTGAAGTATTTCAACGATGTAGACATTGACCGATATAATTTAGGGCTATTCCAAGAGGAAAATAAAGGAATTATGAGCAATAATTCTGCTGTAGTTGACGCTGGGAACTATGATATGGCCCTATCTTACGGCAACGGAATGATGAACGACAATCTCAATATGCTTAAACACGAGAACAATGGAATGATGAACAATAATTGCGGTACTGTCGCGGTCAAGAACAATGGAGAGATGGTGAACATCTTACCGATTGTTCCGCCGAGTAATTCTGGCAACGGCCAGGTTGAGCTGGCGCGCGGTTTCCACCATGGAAATCCGGCGAATGTGAATTGGTCCCATGAGCAGAATAATGGAATTATGATCAATAACTCCGCTATAGTTGGGAACACAAGAACAATCGCCAACTCCGATGCGCTAGTCCTACAGAAGGACAATCGAGTAACAAACAACAATGCCGCTATGGTTGAAGTCGCGAACAACGGAATGATGAGAAACAACTGTAGTGTTGCCACAGTCGAGAACAATGGACCGACAGATAACATTTCTCTGAATATTCTGCCTAGTAATTCTGGCAACGGGCATGTGGAGCTAGTGCAAGGTTCCTGTTGTGGAAATTCGATGAATGTGGATTGCTCTCGTCAACGAAATAATGGAATTATGAACAATAGTTCTCCTATGGTTCAAGCCGGGAATACCTGCTGTACTGTCCTACCTGAGGACAGTGGAATGGCGAACAACAATACTGTGATGGTAGTACAACAGAACAATGGGATGGCGAATAGTTATGGTAGTATTGTCATAGCTGAGAACAACGGAGAGACGAGGAGCATTGCTCCTATTATTCCCTTGTGTAATCCCAGCAACAAGCATGTTGAGCCAGTGCACAACTTTCGTCATGGAAATCCGGCGGTCCTGAGTTGGTCCCGAGAAGAACAATCTATTTTGATGGAAAACCTTCCCAA GTATGAGAACGAGCCAGCATTGATGAAATATGTTAAAATAGCAGCTATGCTTCCCAAAAAGTGTGCAAGGGATGTTGCAATGAGGTGTAAGTGGATG GAAAAGAAACAAACTGCTGAAGAACATAGTGCGGGAAGGATCAGTGAAGAACATAGTGCGCAAAGGATCAGCGAAGATAAGAAG GGAAAGAAGGTTGATACTTCTCAAAGAACCAATAATCTGCCCAGGCAACGAAAAGCTAAGGCTCCTAATGCAACTGAGAATAAAACAG GTTCCAAAAAGGAAATGGAGCAAATTTTGAAAGCAACCAACAGACTTGTTGACCAGCTTGAAGCAAAAATTGGGGCAGACACG GATATCAAAAAGCTCATCTCTGGAATCAAGAAAGGCATCCGAGCTGCTCTAAATGG TGCGAGTCAGATGACTGATAAATTTGATGACGATGCTGCATGTCCTGATTGA
- the LOC109714816 gene encoding psbQ-like protein 3, chloroplastic, with amino-acid sequence MAEGSEITLELFSSLKSASAVEFRITTPDQTPEEAEAAIRAHARDLLGIKALLDTESWREAQLALRDVLFSLNTVCSVIGMRKTVNTSDKFIVFVAGIPQPPQEKLAHEFQYVLSEILDYAARDKDKKRVHECYNNIAATLDEIFERI; translated from the exons ATGGCTGAAGGGAGCGAGATCACCTTG GAGCTCTTCTCATCTCTGAAAAGTGCTTCTGCTGTCGAGTTCCGCATCACGACTCCTGACCAGACACcagaagaagcagaagctgcTATAAGAGCACACGCGCGAGATCTGCTGGGAATAAAAGCGCTTTTGGATACAGAGTCGTGGAGAGAAGCGCAGCTCGCGCTTCGCGA TGTTCTATTCTCTCTGAACACTGTGTGCAGCGTGATCGGAATGAGGAAAACTGTAAACACATCCGACAAATTTATCGTTTTTGTTGCGGGAATCCCGCAACCTCCACAAGAAAAGTTAGCACACGAGTTTCAGTATGTTCTGTCAGAAATT CTAGATTATGCGGCGAGGGACAAAGACAAGAAGCGAGTGCACGAATGCTATAATAACATTGCAGCAACTCTAGATGAGATCTTCGAGAGAATAtga
- the LOC109714815 gene encoding rhodanese-like domain-containing protein 8, chloroplastic, with translation MGISAQYYAHARILHLLLPLKPPFSSSSSSSSSLLRPNPSPLATTTTTTTTTTTTTSRGLLCCFSSHGNPRRGRESRGGGGGSAEGESGFVVASFYKFVLVADPEAEVAKQLSFLQERNIHGRIYVNEQGINAQYSGPTTDAMAYVEWLREDPRFSDILVQLSPALSGHAFPRLKLRYKPSLVQLEGGVSHLPLVDPSMRATPLTPSEWRKRLQNGRNVDIFSSNIDSSASEKEFLLLDVRNGYEWDIGHFRGAERPNVDCFRSTSFGLSEQEVDASDPLTGIDKERTDILMYCTGGIRCDVYSTILRQKGFKNLYTLSGGVSNYLKSEGPAEWLGNLFVFDSRLSLPPSTYNPEKDSEGEPQLVSESTMLGKCYICGSQLLDFRHRNCANLDCNRLFLCCSSCAKELRGCCGADCVGAPRLRPVLLGRQRYQKWHIYRDGEFPKEITA, from the exons ATGGGGATCTCCGCTCAGTATTATGCGCACGCCCGCATACTCcatctcctccttcctctcaaaccccccttctcctcctcctcctcctcctcctcctccctacTACGCCCTAATCCCTCTCCTCtcgcaacaacaacaacaacaacaacaacaacaacaacaacaacctcAAGGGGCCTCCTCTGCTGCTTCTCCTCCCATGGAAACCCTCGGCGAGGGCGCGAATCTCGAGGCGGCGGGGGAGGCTCCGCGGAGGGCGAGTCGGGGTTCGTCGTTGCGAGCTTCTACAAGTTCGTGCTCGTCGCGGACCCGGAAGCGGAGGTCGCGAAGCAGCTATCATTTCTCCAG GAACGTAACATACATGGTCGCATATATGTTAATGAGCAAGGAATTAATGCACAG TACAGTGGTCCAACTACGGATGCGATGGCTTATGTTGAGTGGCTTAGAGAAGATCCGCGTTTTTCTGATATCTTGGTTCAACTTTCACCGGCTTTAAGTGGGCATGCTTTTCCTCGACTTAAACTGCGGTATAAACCTTCACTTGTTCAG TTAGAAGGAGGAGTTTCACACCTTCCTTTGGTGGACCCTTCAATGAGAGCTACACCATTGACTCCGTCTGAATGgagaaaaagattacaaaatGGTAGAAATGTTGATATATTCTCCAGCAACATAGATAGCTCAGCCTCTGAAAAGGAGTTTCTATTACTGGATGTTAGAAATG GTTATGAATGGGATATTGGCCATTTTCGAGGAGCTGAGCGACCAAATGTGGATTGTTTCAGAAGCACTTCTTTTGGGCTCTCGGAGCAAGAG GTGGATGCATCAGACCCTTTGACAGGAATTGACAAAGAACGTACAGATATACTGATGTACTGCACCGGTGGCATACGCTGTGATGTATATTCTACAATTCTTAG GCAGAAGGGTTTCAAAAACCTTTACACTCTGAGCGGGGGTGTGTCTAATTATCTAAAGAGCGAGGGCCCAGCAGAATGGTTGGGAAATCTCTTTGTTTTCGACTCACGTCTTTCCTTGCCCCCTTCTACTTATAACCCTGAGAAAGATTCCGAAGGCGAGCCACAACTGGTTTCTGAAAGCACCATGCTTGGAAAGTGCTATATATGTGGATCACAGCTTCTTGATTTCAGGCACCGCAATTGTGCAAATCTCGACTGCAATCGGCTTTTTCT GTGTTGCAGTTCATGTGCGAAAGAGTTGAGAGGCTGCTGCGGTGCGGACTGCGTCGGTGCTCCTCGACTGCGACCCGTTTTACTCGGACGTCAGAGATACCAGAAATGGCACATCTACCGGGACGGCGAGTTTCCAAAAGAAATAACAGCTTAA
- the LOC109715141 gene encoding protein PF14_0175-like isoform X2 — MFDDTERVLKYFNDVDIDRYNLGLFQEENKGIMSNNSAVVDAGNYDMALSYGNGMMNDNLNMLKHENNGMMNNNCGTVAVKNNGEMVNILPIVPPSNSGNGQVELARGFHHGNPANVNWSHEQNNGIMINNSAIVGNTRTIANSDALVLQKDNRVTNNNAAMVEVANNGMMRNNCSVATVENNGPTDNISLNILPSNSGNGHVELVQGSCCGNSMNVDCSRQRNNGIMNNSSPMVQAGNTCCTVLPEDSGMANNNTVMVVQQNNGMANSYGSIVIAENNGETRSIAPIIPLCNPSNKHVEPVHNFRHGNPAVLSWSREEQSILMENLPKYENEPALMKYVKIAAMLPKKCARDVAMRCKWMEKKQTAEEHSAGRISEEHSAQRISEDKKGKKVDTSQRTNNLPRQRKAKAPNATENKTGSKKEMEQILKATNRLVDQLEAKIGADTDIKKLISGIKKGIRAALNGASQMTDKFDDDAACPD, encoded by the exons ATGTTTGATGATACGGAGCGCGTGCTGAAGTATTTCAACGATGTAGACATTGACCGATATAATTTAGGGCTATTCCAAGAGGAAAATAAAGGAATTATGAGCAATAATTCTGCTGTAGTTGACGCTGGGAACTATGATATGGCCCTATCTTACGGCAACGGAATGATGAACGACAATCTCAATATGCTTAAACACGAGAACAATGGAATGATGAACAATAATTGCGGTACTGTCGCGGTCAAGAACAATGGAGAGATGGTGAACATCTTACCGATTGTTCCGCCGAGTAATTCTGGCAACGGCCAGGTTGAGCTGGCGCGCGGTTTCCACCATGGAAATCCGGCGAATGTGAATTGGTCCCATGAGCAGAATAATGGAATTATGATCAATAACTCCGCTATAGTTGGGAACACAAGAACAATCGCCAACTCCGATGCGCTAGTCCTACAGAAGGACAATCGAGTAACAAACAACAATGCCGCTATGGTTGAAGTCGCGAACAACGGAATGATGAGAAACAACTGTAGTGTTGCCACAGTCGAGAACAATGGACCGACAGATAACATTTCTCTGAATATTCTGCCTAGTAATTCTGGCAACGGGCATGTGGAGCTAGTGCAAGGTTCCTGTTGTGGAAATTCGATGAATGTGGATTGCTCTCGTCAACGAAATAATGGAATTATGAACAATAGTTCTCCTATGGTTCAAGCCGGGAATACCTGCTGTACTGTCCTACCTGAGGACAGTGGAATGGCGAACAACAATACTGTGATGGTAGTACAACAGAACAATGGGATGGCGAATAGTTATGGTAGTATTGTCATAGCTGAGAACAACGGAGAGACGAGGAGCATTGCTCCTATTATTCCCTTGTGTAATCCCAGCAACAAGCATGTTGAGCCAGTGCACAACTTTCGTCATGGAAATCCGGCGGTCCTGAGTTGGTCCCGAGAAGAACAATCTATTTTGATGGAAAACCTTCCCAA GTATGAGAACGAGCCAGCATTGATGAAATATGTTAAAATAGCAGCTATGCTTCCCAAAAAGTGTGCAAGGGATGTTGCAATGAGGTGTAAGTGGATG GAAAAGAAACAAACTGCTGAAGAACATAGTGCGGGAAGGATCAGTGAAGAACATAGTGCGCAAAGGATCAGCGAAGATAAGAAG GGAAAGAAGGTTGATACTTCTCAAAGAACCAATAATCTGCCCAGGCAACGAAAAGCTAAGGCTCCTAATGCAACTGAGAATAAAACAG GTTCCAAAAAGGAAATGGAGCAAATTTTGAAAGCAACCAACAGACTTGTTGACCAGCTTGAAGCAAAAATTGGGGCAGACACG GATATCAAAAAGCTCATCTCTGGAATCAAGAAAGGCATCCGAGCTGCTCTAAATGG TGCGAGTCAGATGACTGATAAATTTGATGACGATGCTGCATGTCCTGATTGA
- the LOC109715147 gene encoding uncharacterized protein LOC109715147 isoform X1: MEEAPRKTKPEEESSPTEDGSPLAPEPKRRRISGEEDDGGGAGGGGGAEEEEEEEDTQWEDTATNASKDITGSKKEMEQILKATNRLVDQLEAKIGADTDIKKLISGIRNGIRTALNDVSQMTDKIDDDAACTD; encoded by the exons ATGGAGGAGGCCCCGAGGAAGACGAAACCGGAGGAGGAATCCTCTCCTACAGAGGATGGATCGCCTCTCGCACCGGAGCCGAAGAGGAGGCGGATTTCCGGCGAGgaggacgacggcggcggcgccggaggaggaggaggggcggaggaggaggaggaggaggaggatacACAATGGGAAGATACGGCTACTAATGCGAGTAAGGATATCACTG GTTCCAAAAAGGAAATGGAGCAAATTTTGAAAGCAACCAACAGACTTGTTGACCAGCTTGAAGCAAAAATTGGGGCAGACACG GATATCAAAAAGCTCATCTCTGGAATCAGGAATGGCATCCGAACTGCTCTAAATGA TGTGAGTCAGATGACTGATAAAATTGATGACGATGCTGCATGTACTGATTGA
- the LOC109715147 gene encoding uncharacterized protein LOC109715147 isoform X2: MEEAPRKTKPEEESSPTEDGSPLAPEPKRRRISGEEDDGGGAGGGGGAEEEEEEEDTQWEDTATNASSKKEMEQILKATNRLVDQLEAKIGADTDIKKLISGIRNGIRTALNDVSQMTDKIDDDAACTD, encoded by the exons ATGGAGGAGGCCCCGAGGAAGACGAAACCGGAGGAGGAATCCTCTCCTACAGAGGATGGATCGCCTCTCGCACCGGAGCCGAAGAGGAGGCGGATTTCCGGCGAGgaggacgacggcggcggcgccggaggaggaggaggggcggaggaggaggaggaggaggaggatacACAATGGGAAGATACGGCTACTAATGCGA GTTCCAAAAAGGAAATGGAGCAAATTTTGAAAGCAACCAACAGACTTGTTGACCAGCTTGAAGCAAAAATTGGGGCAGACACG GATATCAAAAAGCTCATCTCTGGAATCAGGAATGGCATCCGAACTGCTCTAAATGA TGTGAGTCAGATGACTGATAAAATTGATGACGATGCTGCATGTACTGATTGA